A portion of the Marinobacter alexandrii genome contains these proteins:
- a CDS encoding bifunctional ADP-heptose synthase produces the protein MKSLEEVFDGFKNKTVLVVGDVMIDYYMHGQVSRISPEAPVPVLKLGRQEKRLGGAANVAMNIRALGATPILCSVVGDDSDGAAFEQLLEYENMPNKGIIRSQNRVTTTKLRIMSDLQHLVRVDTEDVHPLVDLDQKSLLHHIKNLLEECDLVIFEDYDKGTINPEVIQETIALAQEKNIPVAVDPKTRNFTKYQGVSIFKVNIADLKDGLDIEFDALEESQFENAVKQLKNSVKAENYLITLSKKGIFYDSEKSSGKLSAHPRQISEVLGAGDTVISIAGLCLTLGLPLEFIAELANLGGGIVCELPGAVPINKEILLKQAKENSILKKYL, from the coding sequence ATGAAATCACTGGAAGAAGTATTTGACGGATTCAAAAACAAGACTGTTTTAGTTGTCGGAGACGTAATGATAGATTATTACATGCATGGGCAAGTAAGTCGAATCTCTCCGGAGGCACCTGTTCCTGTTTTGAAATTGGGTAGGCAAGAAAAACGTTTGGGTGGAGCTGCCAACGTAGCTATGAATATTCGTGCCTTAGGAGCAACACCAATTTTATGCTCAGTTGTTGGTGATGATTCAGATGGAGCAGCATTTGAGCAATTGTTAGAGTATGAAAATATGCCAAATAAAGGCATCATTAGGAGTCAAAATAGAGTTACTACTACGAAGCTGAGAATTATGTCTGACCTTCAGCACCTTGTCAGGGTGGATACTGAAGATGTACATCCTTTGGTTGATCTGGATCAAAAATCACTTTTGCATCATATAAAAAATCTTTTGGAAGAGTGTGATTTAGTGATTTTTGAGGATTACGATAAAGGGACTATCAATCCTGAGGTAATTCAAGAGACGATAGCACTTGCACAAGAAAAAAATATACCTGTAGCAGTTGATCCCAAAACAAGAAATTTTACTAAGTATCAGGGTGTATCAATATTCAAGGTGAATATTGCAGACTTGAAGGATGGGCTAGACATTGAATTTGATGCATTAGAAGAGTCGCAGTTTGAGAATGCTGTAAAGCAATTGAAGAATAGTGTAAAAGCTGAGAATTATCTAATCACGCTATCCAAAAAAGGAATTTTTTACGATTCAGAAAAATCATCGGGTAAACTTTCGGCACATCCTCGTCAGATTTCAGAAGTTCTTGGTGCTGGAGATACAGTTATTAGTATTGCAGGGCTATGTTTAACGCTAGGTCTTCCATTAGAATTCATAGCAGAGCTTGCAAATCTTGGAGGAGGAATCGTTTGTGAATTGCCCGGAGCAGTTCCAATTAATAAAGAAATATTGCTTAAGCAAGCAAAGGAGAATTCTATACTCAAAAAATATCTTTAA
- the porU gene encoding type IX secretion system sortase PorU, with product MKQTFYFLFLLSLQLTIAQTSVLSEGNWYKIGITETGIYKLDINTLEILGIPSSVDPRQIRIFGNGVNGILPQSNEGERPVDLIENAIFVLGGADGSFDQNDYILFYGKGPDKKVWRETGFEYEKNFYSDTSFYFIRIDGEDGKRIESKVSLGGAATATVNSFNDFITYEEDKVNLISSGRGWYGDIILSGETMSFNHMIDGLNSEITFKLNAISQSSENATFDFSVENSPIGSVPIAAVPDGPGTTYSIKARQEIGLFTLPNNPDLNLEIDFSGNASGERGFIDYYTLTFERSLALYNDETDFRWVSNPGEMLRYEISNANSATIWNVTDPTNVESQQFSVAENTAIFQSQSSTIEEFVVFSGNNFPTPFVFGAVANQNIKGSSNLDGIIVTHPLFESEAQRLAQFHSDHEGLSIGVVTTNEVYNEFSSGRQDVSAIRDYARYIYQTGGRLKYLLLFGDCSYDYKDRIINNTNFVPTYESRESFHPIFSHSSDDYFGFLEDDEGEWLETIAGDHTMEIGVGRLPAKSIEEAEGMVDKIIYYSTSPNTLGKWRGEITYVADDGDGNIHARHVEDLSELLDTTYAQYNINKVLLDAFFQEPSGSSEKSPQANSALKTRIKNGTFVVNFIGHGNERLWMEEEILTRSDIERLTNRNKLPIFVTATCEFGRYDDPILASGAEELLLLEQGGAIALLTTSRPVFASTNFSLNQAFHENIFREDAGNNLRLGDVIRFTKNEGLEGPVNRNFTLLGDPMMMPAYPKLNVSINEIGSSELDTLNALEEITFTGQIQSGGFIEANFNGTLIVGIYDVEQAFKTIGQESNPYTYTLRSNAIFRGEATVESGEFSFSFVVPKNISYQYKKGKMSLYAWDEELNIDAGGSSRDFLIGGTNNVAIADTNSPEVTLYMNDSSFVNGDVVGDSPLLIAKLRDESGITTTRSGVVQGITLTIGEETFNLNDFYTATTDNYREGAVVFPLQNLSSGNYTGTLKVWDTHNNATEATVSFTVSSDPLLLVYNPITYPNPVNGSTVFSFEHDREDEDIQVSLYVFGSRGEVVNKQELLFENTQRKIEIPWEARTNSGQALNQGIYYTKMIVRSKLDGAMKEISQKLVIVN from the coding sequence ATGAAGCAGACTTTTTACTTTCTATTCCTTTTAAGCTTACAGCTTACGATAGCTCAGACGTCCGTCTTATCAGAGGGCAATTGGTATAAAATTGGTATTACTGAAACTGGAATCTATAAACTTGATATAAACACACTCGAAATTCTTGGGATACCATCATCTGTTGACCCAAGACAGATTAGGATTTTTGGAAACGGAGTTAACGGGATTTTGCCCCAGTCAAATGAGGGGGAAAGGCCTGTTGACCTTATAGAGAATGCAATTTTTGTTTTAGGGGGTGCAGATGGTTCATTTGATCAAAACGATTACATTCTTTTTTACGGAAAGGGTCCCGATAAAAAAGTTTGGAGAGAAACAGGGTTTGAATACGAGAAAAATTTCTATTCTGATACCTCTTTTTATTTTATCCGAATTGACGGAGAGGATGGAAAAAGAATCGAATCCAAAGTAAGTTTAGGCGGAGCTGCTACAGCTACCGTTAATTCGTTTAATGACTTCATTACTTATGAAGAGGATAAGGTCAATTTGATCTCCTCGGGAAGAGGCTGGTATGGGGATATAATTTTAAGTGGAGAAACTATGTCATTTAATCACATGATCGATGGACTAAATTCTGAAATCACTTTTAAACTAAACGCCATTAGTCAGTCTTCCGAGAATGCAACTTTTGATTTTTCAGTAGAGAATTCACCAATAGGCTCTGTGCCGATCGCTGCTGTACCGGATGGACCTGGGACAACATACAGCATCAAGGCCCGGCAAGAAATTGGCCTATTTACTTTGCCCAATAACCCTGACTTGAATCTTGAAATTGATTTTAGTGGAAATGCTTCAGGAGAAAGGGGATTTATCGACTATTACACCCTGACTTTTGAGAGAAGTCTTGCATTGTATAATGATGAGACTGATTTTAGATGGGTATCCAATCCTGGAGAGATGTTAAGGTATGAGATTTCTAATGCGAATTCAGCTACCATATGGAATGTGACAGATCCTACAAATGTGGAATCTCAACAATTCTCAGTTGCAGAGAATACAGCGATATTTCAGAGCCAGTCATCAACTATCGAAGAATTTGTTGTCTTTAGTGGGAATAATTTTCCAACGCCTTTTGTCTTTGGAGCAGTGGCAAATCAAAATATTAAAGGCTCATCGAATCTTGATGGAATCATAGTCACGCATCCTCTTTTTGAATCAGAGGCACAAAGACTAGCACAATTTCATTCGGATCACGAAGGACTCAGTATTGGAGTTGTTACGACTAATGAAGTTTACAATGAGTTTTCTTCTGGAAGGCAAGATGTATCTGCTATTAGAGACTATGCGAGATACATTTATCAAACAGGTGGTCGGTTGAAATATTTACTCCTTTTTGGTGATTGTTCTTATGATTACAAAGATCGAATTATAAACAACACCAACTTTGTTCCTACCTACGAGTCTCGCGAGAGCTTTCATCCAATTTTCAGTCACTCATCGGATGATTATTTTGGCTTTTTAGAAGATGATGAAGGAGAGTGGCTAGAAACCATTGCAGGGGATCATACCATGGAGATAGGTGTTGGAAGACTTCCAGCAAAGTCTATAGAGGAGGCCGAAGGAATGGTAGATAAAATAATCTATTACAGCACAAGTCCTAACACGCTAGGTAAGTGGAGGGGAGAGATTACGTATGTCGCGGACGATGGAGATGGGAATATTCATGCCCGACATGTAGAAGACCTATCTGAGCTTTTAGATACGACATATGCCCAATACAACATTAATAAGGTATTGCTGGATGCTTTTTTTCAGGAGCCATCAGGATCATCGGAAAAATCACCTCAAGCAAATTCGGCCTTAAAGACACGAATCAAAAATGGCACATTTGTAGTAAACTTTATTGGCCATGGGAATGAGCGACTGTGGATGGAAGAAGAAATTCTGACCAGATCTGATATTGAGCGATTGACAAACAGAAATAAACTTCCAATTTTTGTTACTGCTACGTGTGAGTTTGGTAGGTATGATGATCCCATTTTGGCATCTGGTGCTGAAGAATTACTCCTATTGGAACAAGGTGGGGCGATAGCACTTCTTACGACTAGTCGCCCAGTATTTGCAAGTACAAATTTTAGCCTGAATCAGGCCTTTCATGAAAATATTTTCCGAGAGGACGCAGGAAACAATCTAAGGCTTGGTGATGTAATTCGTTTTACGAAGAATGAAGGATTAGAAGGCCCAGTAAATAGAAATTTCACTTTACTTGGGGATCCAATGATGATGCCTGCGTATCCTAAGCTAAACGTTTCAATCAATGAGATAGGAAGCAGCGAGTTGGATACATTAAATGCACTTGAAGAAATAACCTTTACAGGACAAATCCAATCTGGAGGGTTCATAGAAGCTAATTTTAATGGAACCTTGATTGTCGGTATTTATGACGTAGAACAGGCATTCAAAACGATAGGTCAAGAAAGCAATCCTTATACGTATACGCTAAGAAGCAATGCAATCTTCAGAGGTGAGGCCACAGTTGAATCTGGTGAATTTTCCTTTTCTTTCGTCGTGCCTAAGAATATCTCTTATCAATACAAAAAAGGGAAAATGAGTTTGTATGCTTGGGATGAGGAATTAAATATAGATGCCGGAGGATCTTCCAGAGATTTTTTGATCGGAGGAACAAATAATGTTGCAATTGCAGATACGAACTCACCTGAGGTAACCTTGTATATGAATGATTCTTCATTTGTCAATGGGGACGTTGTTGGTGATTCACCGTTACTTATTGCAAAATTGAGAGATGAAAGCGGTATTACTACTACCAGATCAGGAGTCGTTCAGGGTATTACATTGACCATCGGGGAAGAAACCTTCAACTTGAATGATTTTTATACAGCAACTACGGATAATTATAGGGAAGGTGCAGTTGTTTTCCCATTACAGAATCTAAGTTCTGGAAATTATACAGGGACGTTGAAAGTTTGGGACACTCACAATAATGCGACTGAAGCTACAGTTAGCTTTACTGTTTCATCTGATCCACTTTTATTGGTTTACAATCCTATAACTTATCCAAATCCAGTAAATGGGTCTACTGTTTTTTCATTTGAGCACGATAGAGAAGACGAGGATATTCAAGTTTCACTTTACGTTTTTGGCTCCAGAGGTGAAGTTGTCAACAAGCAGGAACTATTATTTGAAAACACACAACGTAAAATAGAAATACCTTGGGAGGCAAGGACAAATTCTGGGCAAGCACTAAATCAGGGCATTTATTACACGAAAATGATAGTAAGAAGTAAATTAGACGGAGCAATGAAAGAAATTAGTCAGAAGCTCGTTATTGTAAATTAA
- a CDS encoding pyridoxal phosphate-dependent aminotransferase, with protein sequence MNQLSNRINSIPESATLAMAAKAREMKEKGVEVISLSLGEPDFKTPKHIQDGAIDAIKSEDFFAYPPVNGYLDLRKAISEKFKRDNNLEYSADQIVVSNGAKQSIANVFMAILNPGDEVVVLTPYWVSYSAMILLAEGQPVFVRGTIENDFKATADQIKEAITEKTKAVIFSSPCNPTGSVFTKSELTAIADVLKDRKDITIISDEIYELINFGEKHESIGTIGDLQERTVTVNGFSKGFAMTGWRVGYIGAPLWIAKAANKMQGQYTSGNCSIAQRAALTALNGPMEPTIKMAQAYENRRSLVYDLLNEIPGFEVNMPQGAFYFFPNVKHYLGKSINDTKIDTVNDLCMYLLEDAHVSLVTGEAFGDPECLRISYAASEEDLTTALSKVKESLAKLS encoded by the coding sequence ATGAACCAACTCTCCAATCGCATTAATAGTATTCCTGAATCAGCCACTTTGGCTATGGCAGCAAAAGCTAGAGAAATGAAAGAAAAAGGGGTTGAGGTAATCAGCCTCAGCCTTGGAGAACCTGATTTCAAGACACCTAAACATATCCAAGATGGTGCGATAGATGCGATAAAATCTGAAGATTTTTTTGCTTACCCACCCGTAAACGGGTATTTAGATTTAAGAAAAGCTATTTCAGAAAAATTTAAAAGAGACAATAATCTTGAATATAGTGCAGATCAGATAGTTGTATCGAATGGGGCAAAGCAGTCGATTGCCAATGTTTTCATGGCTATCCTAAATCCAGGCGATGAAGTGGTGGTTTTAACACCCTATTGGGTGAGTTACTCTGCCATGATCTTATTGGCAGAAGGACAACCAGTTTTTGTGAGGGGTACCATAGAAAATGATTTTAAGGCTACTGCTGATCAGATAAAAGAGGCAATTACGGAAAAAACCAAAGCAGTGATCTTTTCTTCTCCGTGCAACCCAACCGGATCGGTATTCACTAAATCTGAGTTAACGGCAATTGCTGATGTTTTAAAAGACAGAAAGGATATTACGATAATTTCCGATGAGATTTATGAATTGATAAATTTTGGGGAAAAACATGAAAGTATTGGCACAATAGGAGATTTGCAGGAGCGTACAGTTACAGTAAATGGATTCTCTAAAGGATTTGCAATGACGGGATGGAGAGTCGGATACATTGGTGCTCCGCTTTGGATAGCTAAGGCAGCAAATAAAATGCAAGGGCAATACACGTCAGGCAATTGTTCAATTGCCCAAAGAGCTGCACTCACAGCTTTAAATGGCCCAATGGAACCAACTATAAAGATGGCTCAAGCATATGAAAATCGTAGATCCTTAGTCTACGATTTATTGAATGAAATACCTGGTTTTGAAGTAAATATGCCACAAGGAGCATTCTATTTTTTCCCGAATGTTAAACATTACTTAGGTAAATCAATCAATGATACTAAGATTGATACAGTTAATGATTTATGTATGTATTTGCTTGAAGACGCTCACGTTTCTTTAGTAACTGGAGAAGCCTTTGGTGATCCTGAGTGCTTAAGAATTTCGTATGCTGCCTCCGAAGAAGATTTGACCACTGCACTTTCCAAGGTAAAAGAATCTTTGGCTAAATTATCCTAA
- the hemE gene encoding uroporphyrinogen decarboxylase, with protein MSIFAAMLKNDLILRAARGEKTERTPVWLMRQAGRILPEYRAIRNRLSGFKELVETPELAAEVTIQPVDILGVDAAIIFSDILVIPEAMGLTYEMVEKKGPHFPKTVEKISDIDSLKVADPSDLSYVYEAIKITKKELNERVPLIGFAGAPWTIFSYMIEGGGSKTFSKARKLLYSNPEMADKLLNMITDSTIGYLKNQIKAGADIIQIFDSWAGVLPPEHYSQFSLKYISKICQAITEVPITVFAKGAWWALPEMVNLDCRTIGLDWNMDVATAKNVLKDKTLQGNLDPCALYGSNELIKIETKKMLKGFQGHPHIANLGHGVYPDTDPNKVKYFIESVKELSTS; from the coding sequence GTGTCTATTTTTGCGGCCATGCTGAAAAACGACCTTATCCTAAGAGCAGCCAGAGGGGAAAAGACAGAACGCACTCCTGTTTGGTTAATGAGACAAGCTGGAAGAATATTGCCTGAATACAGAGCAATAAGAAATCGCTTATCTGGATTCAAAGAATTGGTAGAAACCCCAGAGCTCGCTGCTGAAGTCACAATTCAACCGGTGGACATTCTAGGAGTCGATGCTGCAATTATTTTTTCTGACATTCTTGTAATTCCTGAGGCAATGGGATTGACCTATGAAATGGTAGAGAAAAAAGGGCCGCACTTCCCAAAAACCGTGGAAAAAATATCTGACATTGATAGCTTGAAAGTAGCGGATCCCAGTGATCTAAGTTACGTTTATGAGGCTATTAAAATCACGAAGAAGGAACTCAATGAAAGAGTACCTCTTATTGGATTTGCAGGTGCTCCTTGGACTATTTTTTCTTACATGATCGAAGGAGGTGGGAGTAAGACTTTTTCGAAAGCAAGGAAATTACTCTACTCAAATCCTGAAATGGCAGATAAGCTGCTAAACATGATCACCGATTCTACAATCGGCTATCTCAAAAATCAAATCAAAGCTGGTGCTGATATCATTCAGATTTTTGATTCTTGGGCTGGAGTACTTCCTCCTGAACATTATTCACAATTCTCTCTTAAATACATTTCCAAAATATGTCAAGCAATTACTGAAGTACCTATTACAGTCTTTGCAAAAGGGGCATGGTGGGCACTACCTGAAATGGTAAACTTAGACTGCAGAACAATAGGTCTGGATTGGAATATGGACGTTGCTACAGCTAAGAACGTCCTGAAGGATAAAACTCTTCAAGGGAATCTGGATCCATGTGCACTTTATGGTAGCAATGAGCTTATAAAAATAGAAACCAAAAAAATGCTTAAGGGTTTTCAAGGTCATCCTCACATTGCAAACCTCGGTCATGGAGTGTATCCAGACACTGATCCTAATAAGGTGAAATACTTTATTGAATCCGTGAAAGAGCTATCAACAAGCTAG
- the porV gene encoding type IX secretion system outer membrane channel protein PorV, whose amino-acid sequence MNHLVKKIFVALLLVSAISSFGQVQPGGLGGADLDRNPITTAVPFLSFAPDSRASAMGDVGVATSPDVNSIHWNNAKLAFLDKDLGVGFSYSPWLGNIVDDMSLSYLSFYKKIDRVQTIGVSFRYFDLGEIALFDDNANSLGIENPNELAFDGTYSRKLSENMGLGVTLRFIWSNIAGNITQAPDAKAGTSVAVDFGWYYTKPLILSGKDSEISFGAHISNIGQKLTYSTEGAENFIPANLRIGTAFKTNLDPYNSFTFAFDVNKLLVPTPPIIETNEDGEDVIVKGKDPNRSLLSGTFGSFGDAPNGFKEEIQELTYSAGLEYWYRDIFAARAGYFSEHQNKGNRKYLTLGAGFRYQVFGFDFSYLIPTDGQNNPLADTLRISLLFNLDKGIDEGG is encoded by the coding sequence ATGAATCATCTTGTGAAGAAGATATTCGTAGCTCTTCTTTTAGTATCAGCAATCAGTTCCTTTGGTCAGGTTCAGCCTGGAGGATTAGGAGGAGCAGACTTGGATCGTAATCCAATAACAACAGCTGTTCCATTCTTAAGTTTCGCACCTGATAGTCGTGCATCTGCTATGGGAGATGTGGGAGTTGCTACCTCTCCAGACGTTAATAGTATCCATTGGAACAACGCTAAGCTTGCTTTTCTTGACAAAGATTTGGGAGTAGGTTTTTCTTACTCTCCGTGGTTAGGAAACATTGTGGACGACATGTCATTGAGTTACTTGTCCTTCTATAAGAAGATTGATAGAGTTCAAACTATAGGAGTGAGCTTTAGATATTTCGACCTAGGTGAAATTGCTTTATTTGATGATAATGCTAATTCACTTGGAATAGAGAATCCAAATGAATTAGCTTTTGATGGGACCTATTCAAGAAAACTCTCCGAAAATATGGGGTTAGGCGTTACGTTACGTTTTATCTGGTCAAACATTGCAGGAAATATTACCCAAGCACCCGATGCTAAAGCAGGGACTAGTGTGGCTGTGGACTTTGGTTGGTACTACACCAAACCTCTGATATTATCAGGGAAAGATTCTGAAATTTCTTTTGGGGCACATATTTCAAATATTGGCCAGAAATTAACCTATAGCACTGAGGGAGCAGAGAACTTTATTCCTGCTAATCTCCGAATAGGAACCGCATTCAAAACAAATTTAGATCCTTACAATTCTTTCACTTTTGCATTCGATGTGAATAAGTTACTTGTTCCTACTCCACCAATCATAGAAACAAATGAAGATGGGGAAGATGTGATTGTAAAAGGAAAAGATCCGAACAGATCTTTACTGTCTGGTACGTTTGGATCTTTTGGTGATGCTCCCAATGGATTCAAAGAAGAAATTCAAGAACTAACATATTCTGCCGGATTAGAATATTGGTACAGAGATATCTTTGCTGCACGAGCTGGATATTTTTCAGAACATCAAAACAAAGGAAACAGAAAATACCTTACACTTGGAGCTGGTTTCAGATATCAGGTATTTGGATTTGATTTCTCCTACTTGATCCCAACGGATGGACAAAATAATCCATTAGCTGATACACTTCGAATTTCTCTATTATTTAATCTAGACAAAGGCATAGACGAGGGAGGCTAA
- a CDS encoding response regulator → MNRFTLIILFLFSITLSANAQEVVDGVIDLSGIELKDNAVTLNGEWEFFWEELISPDSIQFYEKDYYQFPKLWNGGTTRNGQELQAVGYATYRIKIILPPKTPQLAISMGETYNSYLLYYDGFEISKNGKVGKSKEESVPDWMPQVISIARYQNSLEFVLQVSNFRHTKGGCREPILIGDRKVLTAQRDFNFSYDFLLSGSLIMGGLFFLGLFMFGQHEKSVLFFALFCLTFSYRMIGSGEYAIHALYPDMPWDLIIRAEYLALFIPCGIFTIYSYLLYPEDSKKLVLLGFSLVAGVFSVLSFFAPTAFFTKLVEPFFFLIIVGIFYLIYVYWIAYKRNRTGAQYAFASTGIVFMVAVYLISVYLTPVQENTFLTFIGFILFFFFQSLILSYRFAHSLRKAKDAAETASKAKTDFLSTISHEIRTPLNAVVGISHFLINESPRSDQKESLESLQFSAEHLTALINDILDYNKLESGAIEFEFTNVNLNNLSAKIIKAHSALAKEKGVSLTLEIDEKIHPLVLADQTRIYQVLNNLINNALKFTSKGYVKLNCILLESDDEVQKIRTEVLDSGIGIPYNKQKLIFERFTQAGSSTTREYGGTGLGLAIIKKILNLVGSEIHVKSEPGSGTIFWFDLSFRKILSEEVDEAIQEEQDSNIISGKTILLVEDNQMNIMVAEKFLKKWELHVVVAFNGQEGVEMMQNKKFDLVLMDLQMPIMDGYKATRKIRTFDQQTPIIALTASALLKVRQDVIAAGMNDYITKPFDPNELRRKIAHYIKH, encoded by the coding sequence ATGAATAGATTCACATTAATTATTCTGTTTTTGTTTTCTATCACTCTTAGCGCAAATGCGCAAGAGGTGGTTGATGGGGTTATTGATCTTTCTGGAATTGAGCTGAAAGACAATGCAGTGACCTTGAATGGCGAATGGGAGTTCTTTTGGGAAGAATTGATAAGTCCAGACTCAATTCAATTTTATGAGAAGGATTACTATCAATTCCCAAAACTTTGGAATGGAGGGACGACTAGAAATGGTCAAGAATTGCAAGCGGTGGGTTATGCAACCTACCGTATAAAAATTATTCTACCACCAAAAACGCCCCAACTTGCTATTTCAATGGGCGAAACGTACAATTCTTATTTATTGTACTACGATGGGTTTGAAATCTCAAAGAATGGGAAAGTGGGAAAATCGAAGGAGGAATCAGTGCCAGACTGGATGCCTCAAGTTATTTCTATTGCACGATATCAAAATAGTCTGGAATTTGTTCTTCAGGTTTCTAATTTCAGACACACAAAGGGAGGATGCAGAGAGCCAATCTTAATTGGTGACAGGAAGGTTTTAACCGCTCAGCGCGACTTTAATTTTAGTTATGATTTTTTACTGAGTGGTAGCCTGATCATGGGAGGATTATTTTTCCTTGGACTATTCATGTTTGGTCAGCACGAAAAGTCTGTGCTATTCTTTGCATTATTTTGTTTGACCTTCAGCTATCGAATGATAGGGAGCGGAGAATATGCCATTCATGCTTTGTATCCTGATATGCCATGGGATTTGATTATTCGAGCTGAATATTTAGCTCTCTTTATACCCTGCGGCATCTTTACCATATATAGTTACCTACTTTATCCAGAGGATAGTAAAAAGCTAGTGTTACTTGGATTTTCGCTTGTAGCAGGTGTTTTTTCAGTACTTTCTTTTTTTGCACCCACAGCATTTTTCACCAAGCTAGTAGAGCCCTTCTTCTTCTTAATAATTGTTGGAATTTTCTACTTGATATACGTCTATTGGATTGCGTATAAAAGAAATCGTACCGGAGCTCAATATGCATTTGCCAGCACAGGAATTGTATTCATGGTGGCGGTTTATCTTATCTCTGTATATCTAACTCCGGTTCAGGAAAATACATTTTTAACGTTTATAGGATTTATCCTGTTCTTCTTTTTCCAATCACTAATTCTATCGTATCGTTTCGCACATTCATTAAGGAAGGCGAAAGATGCTGCTGAAACAGCTTCGAAGGCGAAGACAGATTTCTTAAGTACAATCTCTCATGAGATTCGTACCCCACTAAATGCAGTAGTTGGAATTTCACACTTTCTTATCAATGAAAGCCCGAGATCGGATCAAAAAGAAAGCTTAGAGTCTCTTCAGTTCTCAGCAGAACACTTAACAGCGCTGATAAATGATATTTTAGATTACAATAAACTCGAATCAGGAGCAATTGAATTTGAATTCACAAATGTGAATCTCAATAACCTTTCAGCTAAAATAATCAAAGCCCATTCAGCTTTAGCCAAAGAAAAGGGAGTGAGTTTAACACTTGAAATCGATGAGAAAATTCACCCTTTGGTACTAGCGGATCAGACAAGAATATACCAAGTACTCAATAATCTGATCAATAATGCCCTCAAGTTTACTTCGAAAGGATATGTAAAACTGAACTGTATATTGCTTGAATCTGATGATGAAGTTCAGAAAATTAGGACCGAAGTTCTAGACTCTGGAATCGGTATTCCATACAACAAGCAAAAACTAATATTTGAAAGATTTACTCAAGCAGGCTCTTCGACAACTAGGGAATATGGAGGAACTGGACTTGGGTTAGCCATTATCAAGAAGATTTTAAACCTGGTGGGTTCAGAGATTCATGTGAAAAGTGAACCAGGTTCAGGTACAATATTTTGGTTTGACCTTAGCTTCAGGAAGATTCTTAGCGAAGAAGTGGATGAAGCCATTCAAGAAGAACAGGATAGTAATATCATTTCAGGAAAGACCATTTTGCTGGTTGAGGATAATCAAATGAATATCATGGTTGCAGAAAAGTTCTTAAAAAAATGGGAACTTCATGTGGTTGTAGCGTTCAATGGTCAAGAAGGTGTTGAAATGATGCAAAACAAGAAATTTGACCTTGTTTTAATGGACTTACAAATGCCAATCATGGATGGCTACAAAGCCACTAGGAAAATAAGAACCTTTGATCAACAAACCCCTATTATAGCATTAACCGCATCTGCATTGTTAAAAGTGCGGCAGGATGTAATTGCAGCGGGGATGAATGACTATATAACCAAGCCATTTGACCCGAATGAATTAAGACGCAAGATCGCACACTATATCAAGCACTAG